The Brassica napus cultivar Da-Ae unplaced genomic scaffold, Da-Ae ScsIHWf_806;HRSCAF=1155, whole genome shotgun sequence genome includes the window ATAACCAAACACGAAAGAGAGAGACAAGCAATAACCGGAGATAACCGAAagcaggagagagagagtgacATGGCGGACATAGCGATTTTGGTGGCGGAGGAGTATGAGCGGAGGGTGAGACAGACGGCGGATTCGAGTTCGGCGTCGTTGGAATTTGATTGGTGGAAGAACGTTCCAGCGAAGTTGACTATGTCTATAGGAGTCAACGAGAAGAAGATAGAGAGTCTGATAAAGAAGTTTGAAGCTAAATCTCAGTTCGCTCTTGCCATCTCACATGGCTTCTTCTCTGCTTAGATTCCACTTTGTTCATCATATCTAATTtcctttctgtttttattttatgtatttatgaGTTTATGTAAATAAGTAAAtatctaaatcaatcaaatgtAATTTTCTGTTTATTTAATCAAACTTTGGATatgataaaacaaatttaagGGACAACGTCACAACGCTGCTTACGTTGAAAAATTCTCGAGGGAAGAGACGTAATATTTAAAAACTTCATCATCCATTTCATGTGTTGAGAGACTTCGGCGTAATTATTGCAGTTCGATCcttaaattttggatttctcatcaaaGAAGCATCATATTTTCTTTAGTGAAAAATAAAccttgctttaaaaaaaaaatctgagttAAGAATGGGAAGCAGCGAGGAGATGCCAGTGGTGCTCATCACGGGATGTTCTCAGGGAGGAATCGGCAACGCGCTGGCTCGTGAGTTCTCGTCGAAGGGTTGTCGTGTGGTGGCGACGAGTCGATCGCAGAGCACGATGGCCGATTTGGCGAAAGATCCCAAGTTTTTAGTACAAAAGCTCGATGTTCAGTCAGAACATAACGTGTATAAAGTCTTGTCGGAAGTTATCGATAAGTTCGGTCAGATCGATGTTCTTGTCAATAACGCCGGAGTTCAATGCATAGGACCACTCGCTGAGATTCCAATTCAGACCATGGAGCACACCTTTAACACCAATGTGTTCGGTCGGTAAATTAAAACATGTCTCAAATTCTCTTATGATCACAATGTGTTCGTTAAAATTCCtgactaaagtttttttttttttttttgcaggttccATGAGGATGACACAAGCTGTTGTACCTCACATGGCGttaaagaagaaaggaaagatTGTGAACATAGGAAGTATCAGCACAATGGCACCAGGACCATGGGCAGGGGTTTATACTGCATCAAAAGCTGCTCTTCATGCTCTTACAGACACATTAAGGTTGTCTATATTTCAGCAATCTTCTTTGTCGGCTTGATCATATGgtttatcttgttttgtttatttttctaaggTTGGAGCTAAGGCCATTTGGGATTGATGTAATAAACATTGCCCCAGGAGGTATACAATCAAACATAGCCGACTCAGGGATATCGAGCTTCAACAAGTTACCTGAGCTGAAACTATATAAGCCTTTCCAAGAAGCTATCCGTGAAAGGGCGTTTTTGTCGCAAAACGTTAAGCCAATACCTGCAGAGACGTTTGCGAAGGAGGTGGTATCAGTGGTCCTGAAGGAACACCCACCGGCTTGGTAT containing:
- the LOC106380170 gene encoding uncharacterized protein LOC106380170 produces the protein MADIAILVAEEYERRVRQTADSSSASLEFDWWKNVPAKLTMSIGVNEKKIESLIKKFEAKSQFALAISHGFFSA
- the LOC106382883 gene encoding short-chain dehydrogenase ptmH-like, producing MGSSEEMPVVLITGCSQGGIGNALAREFSSKGCRVVATSRSQSTMADLAKDPKFLVQKLDVQSEHNVYKVLSEVIDKFGQIDVLVNNAGVQCIGPLAEIPIQTMEHTFNTNVFGSMRMTQAVVPHMALKKKGKIVNIGSISTMAPGPWAGVYTASKAALHALTDTLRLELRPFGIDVINIAPGGIQSNIADSGISSFNKLPELKLYKPFQEAIRERAFLSQNVKPIPAETFAKEVVSVVLKEHPPAWYSTGRLSTVAAIMHHLPISLKDFLLTKSFMKKGPKETV